A region from the Amycolatopsis camponoti genome encodes:
- the rplP gene encoding 50S ribosomal protein L16, producing MLIPRRVKHRKQHSPKRHGAAKGGTKVSFGEYGIQALEHSYVTNRQIESARIAMTRHIKRGGKVWTTIYPDRPLTKKPAETRMGSGKGSPEWWIANVKPGRVMFEISFPNEETAREALRRAIHKLPMKCRIVTREGGEF from the coding sequence GTGCTCATCCCGCGCAGGGTCAAGCACCGGAAGCAGCACTCCCCGAAGCGCCACGGCGCCGCCAAGGGTGGCACGAAGGTCAGCTTCGGCGAGTACGGCATCCAGGCGCTTGAGCACAGCTACGTGACGAACCGGCAGATCGAGTCCGCTCGTATCGCCATGACCCGTCACATCAAGCGTGGTGGCAAGGTGTGGACGACCATCTACCCGGACCGCCCGCTGACCAAGAAGCCGGCCGAGACCCGCATGGGCTCCGGTAAGGGTTCGCCCGAGTGGTGGATCGCCAACGTGAAGCCGGGCCGCGTGATGTTCGAGATCTCGTTCCCGAACGAGGAGACCGCCCGTGAGGCGCTCCGCCGCGCGATCCACAAGCTGCCCATGAAGTGCCGCATCGTGACCCGTGAAGGTGGTGAGTTCTGA
- the rplB gene encoding 50S ribosomal protein L2 — protein sequence MGIRKYKPTTPGRRGSSVSDFAEITRSTPEKSLLRPLSGSGGRNSSGKITTRHKGGGHKRAYRVIDFRRNDKDGIPAKVAHIEYDPNRSARIALLHYADGEKRYIIAPEKLRQGDTVENGPRADIKPGNNLPLRNIPVGTVIHAIELRPGGGAKMARSAGAKVQLVAKDGPYAQLRLPSGEIRNVDVRNRATIGEVGNSDHANINWGKAGRNRWRGKRPTVRGVVMNPVDHPHGGGEGKTSGGRHPVNPNGKPEGRTRRRKPSDALIVRRRRTGKNKR from the coding sequence ATGGGCATCCGCAAGTACAAGCCGACGACCCCGGGTCGTCGCGGTTCGAGCGTCTCGGACTTCGCCGAGATCACCCGCTCCACCCCGGAGAAGTCGCTGCTTCGTCCGCTGAGCGGTTCGGGCGGTCGCAACTCGTCCGGCAAGATCACCACCCGGCACAAGGGTGGCGGCCACAAGCGCGCTTACCGCGTCATCGACTTCCGTCGCAACGACAAGGACGGCATCCCCGCCAAGGTCGCGCACATCGAGTACGACCCCAACCGGTCCGCTCGCATCGCGCTGCTGCACTACGCCGACGGCGAGAAGCGCTACATCATCGCGCCGGAGAAGCTGCGCCAGGGTGACACGGTGGAGAACGGCCCCCGGGCCGACATCAAGCCGGGCAACAACCTGCCGCTGCGCAACATCCCGGTCGGTACCGTGATCCACGCGATCGAGCTCCGCCCCGGTGGCGGCGCGAAGATGGCGCGGTCCGCCGGCGCGAAGGTGCAGCTCGTCGCCAAGGACGGTCCGTACGCCCAGCTGCGTCTCCCCTCGGGCGAGATCCGCAACGTGGACGTGCGCAACCGCGCCACGATCGGCGAGGTCGGCAACTCCGACCACGCCAACATCAACTGGGGCAAGGCCGGCCGCAACCGCTGGCGCGGCAAGCGCCCGACGGTCCGCGGTGTCGTCATGAACCCGGTCGACCACCCGCACGGTGGTGGCGAGGGCAAGACGTCCGGTGGTCGTCACCCCGTCAACCCGAACGGCAAGCCCGAAGGTCGTACGCGCCGGCGCAAGCCGAGCGACGCCCTCATCGTCCGCCGCCGGCGTACCGGCAAGAACAAGCGCTGA
- the fusA gene encoding elongation factor G, which translates to MAREVLTDLNKVRNIGIMAHIDAGKTTTTERILFYTGVNYKIGEVHDGAATMDWMEEEQKRGITITSAATTTFWDDHQINIIDTPGHVDFTVEVERNLRVLDGAVAVFDGKEGVEPQSEQVWRQADKYDVPRICFVNKMDKLGADFYYTVKTIVERLGVRPLVIQLPIGAENDFEGVVDLVRMKALTWRGEVQKGEDYSIEDIPAELAELAAEYREKLVETVAEADDALMEKFLEGEELTEAEIKAGIRKLTITSQVFPVLAGSAFKNKGVQPMLDAVIDYLPTPLDVPAVEGLLPDGETVATRKASVDEPFAALAFKIAAHPFFGKLTYIRVYSGKVAAGAQVVNATKERKERIGKIFQMHSNKENPVDDAQVGHIYAVIGLKDTTTGDTLADPQNPIVLESMTFPEPVIRVAIEPKTKADQEKLSLAIQKLAEEDPTFQVKLDEDTGQTIIAGMGELHLEVLVNRMKSDYKVEANIGKPQVAYRETIKKTVDKLDYVHKKQTGGSGQFAKVIVKLEPLERTDGALYEFDNKVSGGRVPREYIPSVDAGAQDAMQYGVLAGYPLVGLKFTLLDGAYHEVDSSEMAFKIAGSMAMKEAAKKAHPVILEPMMAVEVTTPEDYMGDVIGDLNSRRGQIQAMEERAGIRVVKALVPLSEMFGYVGDLRSRTQGRANYSMLFDSYAEVPANVAKEIIAKATGE; encoded by the coding sequence GTGGCACGTGAAGTGCTGACCGACCTGAACAAGGTCCGCAACATCGGCATCATGGCCCACATCGACGCCGGCAAGACGACCACCACCGAGCGGATCCTGTTCTACACCGGGGTCAACTACAAGATCGGTGAAGTCCACGACGGCGCCGCCACCATGGACTGGATGGAGGAGGAGCAGAAGCGGGGCATCACCATCACCTCGGCTGCGACCACCACCTTCTGGGACGACCACCAGATCAACATCATCGACACTCCGGGCCACGTCGACTTCACCGTCGAGGTGGAGCGCAACCTCCGGGTGCTCGACGGTGCGGTCGCCGTCTTCGACGGCAAGGAAGGCGTCGAGCCGCAGTCCGAGCAGGTCTGGCGGCAGGCGGACAAGTACGACGTCCCGCGCATCTGTTTCGTCAACAAGATGGACAAGCTGGGCGCGGACTTCTACTACACCGTGAAGACCATCGTGGAGCGCCTCGGCGTCCGCCCGCTGGTCATCCAGCTGCCGATCGGCGCCGAGAACGACTTCGAAGGCGTCGTCGACCTGGTCCGCATGAAGGCGCTGACCTGGCGCGGCGAGGTCCAGAAGGGCGAGGACTACTCGATCGAGGACATCCCGGCCGAGCTGGCCGAGCTGGCCGCCGAGTACCGCGAGAAGCTCGTCGAGACCGTCGCCGAGGCGGACGACGCGCTGATGGAGAAGTTCCTGGAGGGTGAGGAGCTCACGGAAGCCGAGATCAAGGCCGGCATCCGCAAGCTCACCATCACCAGCCAGGTCTTCCCGGTGCTGGCCGGTTCCGCGTTCAAGAACAAGGGCGTGCAGCCCATGCTCGACGCGGTCATCGACTACCTGCCGACCCCGCTGGACGTCCCGGCCGTCGAGGGCCTGCTGCCCGACGGCGAGACCGTGGCCACCCGCAAGGCGTCGGTCGACGAGCCGTTCGCCGCGCTCGCGTTCAAGATCGCCGCGCACCCGTTCTTCGGCAAGCTGACCTACATCCGGGTGTACTCGGGCAAGGTCGCCGCCGGGGCGCAGGTCGTCAACGCGACCAAGGAGCGCAAGGAGCGCATCGGGAAGATCTTCCAGATGCACTCCAACAAGGAGAACCCGGTCGACGACGCCCAGGTCGGCCACATCTACGCGGTCATCGGCCTGAAGGACACCACCACGGGTGACACCCTGGCGGACCCGCAGAACCCGATCGTGCTGGAGTCGATGACGTTCCCCGAGCCGGTCATCCGGGTCGCGATCGAACCGAAGACGAAGGCCGACCAGGAGAAGCTGTCCCTGGCGATCCAGAAGCTGGCCGAAGAGGACCCGACGTTCCAGGTCAAGCTGGACGAGGACACCGGCCAGACGATCATCGCGGGTATGGGTGAGCTGCACCTCGAGGTGCTGGTGAACCGGATGAAGTCCGACTACAAGGTCGAGGCGAACATCGGTAAGCCGCAGGTCGCCTACCGCGAGACGATCAAGAAGACTGTGGACAAGCTCGACTACGTCCACAAGAAGCAGACCGGTGGTTCCGGCCAGTTCGCGAAGGTCATCGTGAAGCTGGAGCCGCTGGAGCGCACCGACGGCGCGCTCTACGAGTTCGACAACAAGGTGTCCGGTGGCCGCGTGCCGCGGGAGTACATCCCGTCGGTCGACGCGGGCGCCCAGGACGCGATGCAGTACGGCGTCCTGGCCGGCTACCCGCTCGTCGGGTTGAAGTTCACCCTGTTGGACGGTGCGTACCACGAGGTCGACTCTTCGGAGATGGCGTTCAAGATCGCCGGTTCCATGGCGATGAAGGAAGCCGCGAAGAAGGCCCACCCCGTGATCCTGGAGCCGATGATGGCGGTCGAGGTGACCACGCCCGAGGACTACATGGGTGACGTCATCGGTGACCTCAACTCCCGCCGTGGTCAGATCCAGGCCATGGAGGAGCGGGCGGGCATCCGCGTCGTGAAGGCGCTGGTCCCGCTGTCGGAGATGTTCGGCTACGTCGGTGACCTCCGGTCCCGCACCCAGGGCCGGGCGAACTACTCCATGTTGTTCGACTCCTACGCCGAGGTTCCCGCGAACGTCGCGAAGGAAATCATCGCGAAGGCGACGGGGGAGTAA
- the rplV gene encoding 50S ribosomal protein L22, whose protein sequence is MNAQNDVTTEAELPTAYARARFVRDSPTKVRRVIELIKGRSAADALAVLRFAPQAASEPVAKVLASAVANAENNLQLDPETLWVKNAYADEGPTLKRIRPRAQGRAYRIRKRTSHITVEVESRPAVAQKAQSKKKAGGR, encoded by the coding sequence ATGAACGCCCAGAACGACGTGACGACCGAGGCTGAACTGCCTACGGCGTACGCGCGGGCTCGCTTCGTCCGGGACTCGCCGACCAAGGTGCGCCGGGTGATCGAGCTCATCAAGGGACGTAGCGCCGCCGACGCCTTGGCCGTGCTCCGGTTCGCCCCGCAGGCGGCCAGCGAGCCGGTCGCGAAGGTGCTCGCCAGCGCCGTGGCCAACGCCGAGAACAACCTTCAGCTGGACCCGGAGACGCTCTGGGTCAAGAACGCGTACGCCGACGAGGGCCCCACCCTCAAGCGGATCCGCCCGCGGGCCCAGGGCCGTGCGTACCGGATCCGCAAGCGGACCAGCCACATCACCGTCGAGGTGGAGTCGCGTCCGGCCGTCGCGCAGAAGGCTCAGAGCAAGAAGAAGGCAGGTGGCCGGTAG
- the tuf gene encoding elongation factor Tu translates to MAKAKFERSKPHVNIGTIGHVDHGKTTLTAAITKVLHDKYPELNESRAFDQIDNAPEEKQRGITINISHVEYQTEKRHYAHVDAPGHADYIKNMITGAAQMDGAILVVAATDGPMPQTREHVLLARQVGVPYIVVALNKADMVDDEEILELVELEVRELLSSQEFPGDDAPVVRVSGLKALEGDEKWAEAVLELMTAVDDNVPDPVRELDKPFLMPIEDVFTITGRGTVVTGRVERGVVNVNEEVEIVGIKEKSTKTTVTGVEMFRKLLDQGQAGDNVGLLVRGIKREDVERGQVVVKPGTTTPHTDFEGRVYILSKDEGGRHTPFFNNYRPQFYFRTTDVTGVVTLPEGTEMVMPGDNTDISVALIQPVAMDVNLRFAIREGGRTVGAGQVTKIIK, encoded by the coding sequence GTGGCGAAGGCGAAGTTCGAGCGGAGCAAGCCGCACGTCAACATCGGGACCATCGGTCACGTCGACCACGGCAAGACCACGCTGACCGCGGCGATCACCAAGGTTCTGCACGACAAGTACCCGGAGCTCAACGAGTCCCGGGCGTTCGACCAGATCGACAACGCGCCGGAAGAGAAGCAGCGCGGCATCACGATCAACATCTCGCACGTCGAGTACCAGACCGAGAAGCGTCACTACGCGCACGTCGACGCCCCCGGTCACGCGGACTACATCAAGAACATGATCACCGGTGCCGCTCAGATGGACGGCGCGATCCTCGTGGTCGCGGCGACCGACGGCCCGATGCCGCAGACCCGTGAGCACGTGCTGCTCGCCCGCCAGGTCGGCGTGCCCTACATCGTGGTCGCGCTGAACAAGGCCGACATGGTCGACGACGAGGAGATCCTGGAGCTCGTCGAGCTCGAGGTCCGCGAGCTGCTGTCCTCGCAGGAGTTCCCCGGCGACGACGCCCCGGTCGTGCGCGTCTCGGGCCTGAAGGCCCTCGAGGGCGACGAGAAGTGGGCCGAGGCCGTTCTCGAGCTGATGACCGCTGTCGACGACAACGTGCCGGACCCGGTGCGCGAGCTCGACAAGCCGTTCCTCATGCCGATCGAGGACGTCTTCACGATCACCGGTCGCGGCACCGTCGTCACCGGCCGCGTCGAGCGTGGCGTGGTCAACGTGAACGAAGAGGTCGAGATCGTCGGCATCAAGGAAAAGTCGACCAAGACCACCGTCACCGGTGTCGAGATGTTCCGCAAGCTGCTGGACCAGGGCCAGGCGGGCGACAACGTCGGCCTCCTCGTCCGCGGTATCAAGCGTGAGGACGTCGAGCGCGGCCAGGTCGTCGTGAAGCCGGGTACCACCACCCCGCACACCGACTTCGAGGGCCGGGTCTACATCCTGTCGAAGGACGAGGGTGGCCGTCACACCCCGTTCTTCAACAACTACCGCCCGCAGTTCTACTTCCGCACCACCGACGTGACCGGCGTCGTTACCCTCCCCGAGGGCACCGAGATGGTCATGCCGGGCGACAACACCGACATCTCGGTCGCGCTGATCCAGCCGGTCGCGATGGACGTGAACCTGCGCTTCGCCATCCGCGAGGGTGGCCGCACCGTCGGTGCGGGTCAGGTCACCAAGATCATCAAGTGA
- the rpsJ gene encoding 30S ribosomal protein S10, with product MAGQKIRIRLKAYDHEAIDTSARKIVETVTRTGARVVGPVPLPTEKNVYCVIRSPHKYKDSREHFEMRTHKRLIDILDPTPKTVDALMRIDLPASVDVNIQ from the coding sequence ATGGCGGGACAGAAGATCCGCATCCGGCTCAAGGCCTACGACCACGAGGCGATCGACACCTCGGCGCGCAAGATCGTCGAGACGGTCACGCGCACCGGCGCCCGGGTTGTCGGGCCGGTGCCGCTGCCCACCGAGAAGAACGTTTACTGCGTCATCCGCTCGCCGCACAAGTACAAGGACTCGCGCGAGCACTTCGAGATGCGCACGCACAAGCGTCTGATCGACATCCTCGACCCGACGCCGAAGACGGTCGACGCGCTCATGCGCATCGACCTGCCGGCGAGCGTCGACGTCAACATCCAGTAG
- the rplC gene encoding 50S ribosomal protein L3 produces MSDRQMKGILGTKLGMTQVFDEQNRVVPVTVVKAGPNVVTQVRTQEKDGYKAVQLAFGAVDPRKVNKPRTGHYDKAGVTPRRFLAELRTTDAETYEVGQEITAEVFAAGVEVDVTGTSKGKGYAGVMKRHGFKGQGASHGAQAVHRKPGSIGGCATPGRVFKGLRMAGRMGNDRVTTQNLTVHAVRAEDGLLLIKGAVPGPKGGLLFVRSAAKGGNSE; encoded by the coding sequence ATGTCTGACAGGCAGATGAAGGGCATCCTGGGCACCAAGCTCGGCATGACCCAGGTCTTCGACGAACAGAACCGGGTTGTCCCGGTCACCGTCGTGAAGGCCGGTCCGAACGTGGTCACCCAGGTTCGGACCCAGGAGAAGGACGGCTACAAGGCCGTGCAGCTGGCGTTCGGCGCGGTCGACCCGCGCAAGGTGAACAAGCCGCGCACCGGCCACTACGACAAGGCGGGCGTGACGCCGCGCCGGTTCCTCGCCGAGCTGCGCACCACCGACGCCGAGACCTACGAGGTCGGGCAGGAGATCACCGCCGAGGTGTTCGCCGCCGGCGTCGAGGTCGACGTGACCGGTACCAGCAAGGGCAAGGGCTACGCGGGCGTCATGAAGCGCCACGGTTTCAAGGGCCAGGGCGCGAGCCACGGTGCCCAGGCCGTGCACCGCAAGCCGGGTTCGATCGGTGGCTGCGCCACCCCCGGCCGCGTCTTCAAGGGCCTGCGCATGGCGGGCCGGATGGGCAACGACCGGGTCACCACGCAGAACCTGACCGTGCACGCCGTGCGTGCCGAGGACGGCCTGCTGCTGATCAAGGGCGCCGTGCCCGGTCCCAAGGGCGGCCTGCTGTTCGTGCGCAGCGCCGCGAAGGGTGGTAACTCCGAATGA
- the rplW gene encoding 50S ribosomal protein L23, which translates to MSSVAIPDPRDILLAPVISEKSYGLLEDHKYTFIVRPDANKTQIKIAVEKVFGVKVVSVNTANRQGKRKRTRAGFGKRKDTKRAIVTLSPESKAIEIFGGPTA; encoded by the coding sequence GTGAGTTCGGTCGCCATTCCGGACCCCCGCGACATCCTGCTCGCGCCGGTCATCTCCGAGAAGTCCTACGGGCTGCTCGAGGACCACAAGTACACGTTCATCGTCCGCCCGGACGCCAACAAGACCCAGATCAAGATCGCGGTCGAGAAGGTGTTCGGCGTCAAGGTGGTCAGTGTCAACACGGCCAATCGCCAGGGCAAGCGGAAGCGGACTCGCGCAGGCTTCGGCAAGCGCAAGGACACCAAGCGCGCCATCGTGACTCTTTCGCCTGAAAGCAAGGCGATCGAGATCTTCGGCGGACCCACCGCGTAA
- the rpsQ gene encoding 30S ribosomal protein S17 yields MSEPTTETPARNDRKVREGYVVSDKMNKTIVVELEDRKKHPRYSKVLRSTTKVKVHDENNEAGVGDRVTLMETRPLSATKRWRLVQIVEKAK; encoded by the coding sequence ATGAGCGAGCCCACCACCGAGACGCCGGCCCGGAACGACCGCAAGGTCCGCGAGGGCTACGTGGTCTCGGACAAGATGAACAAGACGATCGTGGTCGAGCTCGAGGACCGCAAGAAGCACCCCCGCTACTCGAAGGTTCTCCGCAGCACCACCAAGGTCAAGGTGCACGACGAGAACAACGAGGCCGGCGTGGGCGACCGGGTCACCCTGATGGAGACCCGCCCGCTGTCGGCGACCAAGCGCTGGCGCCTGGTGCAGATCGTGGAGAAGGCCAAGTAA
- the rpsG gene encoding 30S ribosomal protein S7 has protein sequence MPRKGPAPKRPLISDPVYASPLVTQLVNKVLKDGKRSLAERIVYGALEGAREKTGTDPVVTLKRALDNVKPTIEVKSRRVGGATYQVPIEVKPGRSTTLALRWLVSFSQARREKTMIERLQNELLDASNGLGASVKRREDTHKMAESNRAFAHYRW, from the coding sequence ATGCCCCGCAAGGGTCCGGCCCCGAAGCGGCCGCTGATCTCCGACCCCGTCTACGCCTCCCCGCTGGTCACCCAGCTGGTGAACAAGGTGCTGAAGGACGGGAAGCGGTCCCTGGCCGAGCGCATCGTGTACGGCGCGCTCGAAGGCGCTCGCGAGAAGACGGGCACCGACCCGGTCGTCACGCTGAAGCGCGCCCTCGACAACGTGAAGCCCACCATCGAGGTGAAGAGCCGCCGCGTCGGTGGTGCCACCTACCAGGTGCCGATCGAGGTCAAGCCGGGTCGCTCCACCACGCTGGCCCTGCGCTGGCTGGTCTCCTTCTCGCAGGCTCGCCGCGAGAAGACGATGATCGAGCGCCTGCAGAACGAGCTCCTGGACGCTTCCAACGGCCTCGGTGCCTCCGTGAAGCGTCGCGAGGACACGCACAAGATGGCCGAGTCCAACCGGGCCTTCGCGCACTACCGCTGGTGA
- the rplD gene encoding 50S ribosomal protein L4, which translates to MTSVELKTPAGKADGTVDLPEEIFDVQANVALMHQVVVAQQAAARQGTHDTKTRGEVSGGGKKPYRQKGTGRARQGSTRAPQFVGGGVVHGPTPRDYSQRTPKKMKAAALRGALSDRARAGQLHIVTELVTGEKPSTKAAKAVLAAVTQAKRVLVVLHRDDEYSWVSLRNLPEVHLLWADQLNTYDVLVNDDVVFTKAAYDVFVAGPARGKTVKASARSGEVTEGSDEK; encoded by the coding sequence ATGACAAGCGTCGAGCTGAAGACCCCGGCCGGTAAAGCCGACGGCACCGTGGACCTCCCCGAGGAGATCTTCGACGTGCAGGCCAATGTCGCGCTGATGCACCAGGTGGTGGTGGCCCAGCAGGCCGCGGCGCGCCAGGGCACGCACGACACGAAGACCCGTGGTGAGGTCTCCGGTGGCGGCAAGAAGCCGTACCGGCAGAAGGGCACCGGCCGTGCCCGCCAGGGTTCGACCCGCGCGCCGCAGTTCGTCGGCGGTGGCGTCGTCCACGGCCCCACGCCGCGCGACTACTCCCAGCGCACCCCGAAGAAGATGAAGGCCGCCGCTCTGCGTGGCGCCCTCTCCGACCGGGCGCGCGCCGGCCAGCTGCACATCGTCACCGAACTGGTGACGGGTGAGAAGCCGTCGACCAAGGCCGCCAAGGCCGTTCTCGCCGCGGTGACGCAGGCGAAGCGCGTGCTCGTGGTGCTGCACCGGGACGACGAGTACAGCTGGGTTTCCCTGCGGAACCTGCCCGAGGTGCACCTGCTCTGGGCCGACCAGCTCAACACCTACGACGTGCTGGTCAACGACGACGTCGTGTTCACCAAGGCCGCGTACGACGTGTTCGTCGCCGGCCCCGCCCGCGGCAAGACCGTCAAGGCTTCCGCGCGGTCGGGCGAGGTCACGGAAGGGAGTGACGAGAAGTGA
- the rpsC gene encoding 30S ribosomal protein S3: MGQKINPHGFRLGITTDWKSRWYADKQYAEYVAEDVKIRKLLATGMERAGISKVEIERTRDRVRVDIHTARPGIVIGRRGAEADRIRGALEKLTKKQVQLNILEVKNPEADAQLVAQAVAEQLSNRVAFRRAMRKAIQTSMRSPQVKGIRVQCGGRLGGAEMSRSEHYRDGRVPLHTLRADIDYGFFEAKTTFGRIGVKVWIYKGELVGGLKAREARDAAERAPRGGRDRDRSDRPSRPRRSGASGTTATSTEAGRAAAAATTEAPAAPATETAEKTEG; encoded by the coding sequence GTGGGCCAGAAGATCAACCCGCACGGTTTCCGCCTGGGTATCACCACGGACTGGAAGTCGCGCTGGTACGCCGACAAGCAGTACGCCGAGTACGTGGCCGAGGATGTCAAGATCCGCAAGCTCCTCGCCACGGGCATGGAGCGGGCCGGCATCTCCAAGGTCGAGATCGAGCGCACCCGTGACCGCGTCCGCGTGGACATCCACACCGCCCGGCCGGGCATCGTCATCGGCCGCCGCGGTGCGGAGGCCGACCGGATCCGCGGCGCGCTGGAGAAGCTGACCAAGAAGCAGGTCCAGCTGAACATCCTCGAGGTCAAGAACCCCGAGGCCGACGCCCAGCTGGTCGCCCAGGCGGTCGCGGAGCAGCTTTCCAACCGCGTGGCGTTCCGCCGCGCTATGCGGAAGGCGATCCAGACCTCCATGCGCTCGCCGCAGGTCAAGGGCATCCGCGTGCAGTGCGGCGGTCGTCTCGGCGGTGCCGAGATGTCCCGCTCCGAGCACTACCGCGATGGCCGCGTCCCGCTGCACACGCTGCGCGCCGACATCGACTACGGCTTCTTCGAGGCCAAGACGACGTTCGGTCGCATCGGCGTCAAGGTGTGGATCTACAAGGGTGAGCTCGTCGGTGGCCTGAAGGCTCGCGAGGCCCGTGACGCCGCCGAGCGCGCGCCGCGCGGTGGTCGCGACCGTGACCGCAGCGACCGGCCGTCCCGTCCGCGTCGTTCCGGCGCCTCGGGCACGACCGCCACCTCGACCGAAGCCGGTCGCGCCGCCGCTGCGGCCACGACCGAGGCCCCGGCGGCTCCGGCCACCGAGACCGCAGAAAAGACGGAGGGCTGA
- the rpmC gene encoding 50S ribosomal protein L29, which yields MANAGALASELRELTAEELVLRLKEYKEELFNLRFQMATGQLDNNRRLRTVRTDIARIYTVMRERELGLSVAPDAESEGAA from the coding sequence ATGGCGAACGCTGGTGCTCTGGCATCGGAGCTGCGTGAGCTCACCGCGGAAGAGCTCGTCCTGCGTCTGAAGGAATACAAGGAGGAGCTCTTCAACCTCCGCTTCCAGATGGCGACCGGGCAGCTCGACAACAACCGCCGTCTGCGCACCGTCCGCACGGACATCGCGCGGATCTACACGGTCATGCGCGAGCGCGAACTCGGCCTGTCCGTTGCCCCCGACGCCGAGAGTGAAGGTGCCGCATGA
- the rpsS gene encoding 30S ribosomal protein S19, giving the protein MPRSLKKGPFVDDHLLKKVDALNESGKKTVIKTWSRRSTIIPDFLGHTIAVHDGRKHVPVFVTEAMVGHKLGEFAPTRTFKGHIKDDRKSRRR; this is encoded by the coding sequence ATGCCACGTAGCCTCAAGAAGGGCCCGTTCGTGGACGACCACCTGCTCAAGAAGGTGGACGCGCTGAACGAATCGGGCAAGAAGACCGTGATCAAGACCTGGTCGCGTCGTTCGACGATCATCCCGGATTTCCTGGGTCACACGATCGCCGTGCACGACGGCCGCAAGCACGTCCCGGTGTTCGTCACCGAGGCCATGGTGGGTCACAAGCTGGGCGAGTTCGCCCCGACGCGGACCTTCAAGGGTCACATCAAGGACGACCGCAAGTCGCGCCGCCGCTGA
- the rpsL gene encoding 30S ribosomal protein S12: MPTIQQLVRKGRQDKAAKQKTAALKGSPQRRGVCTRVYTTTPKKPNSALRKVARVKLTSGIEVTAYIPGEGHNLQEHSMVLVRGGRVKDLPGVRYKIIRGSLDTQGVKNRKQARSRYGAKKEKS; encoded by the coding sequence TTGCCCACGATCCAGCAGCTGGTCCGCAAGGGCCGCCAGGACAAGGCTGCCAAGCAGAAGACCGCGGCCCTCAAGGGGAGCCCGCAGCGGCGTGGCGTGTGCACTCGCGTGTACACCACGACCCCCAAGAAGCCGAACTCGGCGCTTCGCAAGGTCGCGCGTGTGAAGCTGACCAGCGGCATCGAGGTCACCGCCTACATCCCCGGTGAGGGCCACAACCTGCAGGAGCACTCGATGGTGCTCGTGCGTGGTGGTCGTGTGAAGGACCTTCCGGGTGTCCGTTACAAGATCATCCGCGGTTCGCTCGACACGCAGGGTGTCAAGAACCGCAAGCAGGCGCGCAGCCGGTACGGCGCGAAGAAGGAGAAGAGCTAA
- a CDS encoding YbaB/EbfC family nucleoid-associated protein, with protein sequence MSGEFDQLVAEFERFQSSIRNVDDRFAGVGAMRQGLTELRARASSPDGGVTVVTGPGGAVLDVEFTDAALAKGPKALSAVLLTTLREAVGEAARRQAVLVEEHLGDNLGLVDQVLETQAVVFGTTVEEMRSKLAEGTPAPPAPAEDFSEERVLRQADAPQPPQVPPAAGSAGDTFLRTLFDEED encoded by the coding sequence ATGTCGGGCGAGTTCGACCAGCTGGTAGCCGAGTTCGAGCGGTTCCAGTCGAGCATCCGGAACGTCGACGACCGGTTCGCCGGCGTCGGCGCGATGCGGCAGGGGCTGACCGAGCTGCGGGCGAGAGCATCCTCGCCGGACGGCGGCGTGACCGTGGTCACCGGGCCGGGCGGCGCGGTCCTCGACGTCGAGTTCACGGACGCGGCGCTCGCGAAGGGCCCGAAGGCGCTGTCGGCGGTGTTGCTGACGACGCTGCGCGAAGCCGTCGGCGAGGCGGCCCGCCGGCAGGCGGTGCTCGTCGAGGAGCACCTGGGCGACAACCTCGGCCTCGTCGACCAGGTCCTCGAGACCCAGGCCGTCGTGTTCGGAACCACCGTCGAGGAAATGCGGTCGAAGCTGGCGGAAGGAACGCCGGCGCCGCCGGCCCCCGCCGAGGACTTCTCCGAGGAGCGGGTGCTGCGCCAGGCCGACGCGCCGCAACCGCCGCAGGTACCGCCCGCGGCCGGGTCCGCGGGCGACACCTTCCTCCGCACCCTGTTCGACGAGGAGGACTGA